A genome region from Musa acuminata AAA Group cultivar baxijiao chromosome BXJ3-5, Cavendish_Baxijiao_AAA, whole genome shotgun sequence includes the following:
- the LOC135638963 gene encoding rop guanine nucleotide exchange factor 3-like produces MDSSSVSDDNSELDFHPSSDRLTRSNTDMGCSTPGCNSIDYSRTISTVSTYSEVNDENSSPYDPPPVGWPISKLVGRASPDLSKHGRKKTDDMLDWKPGSQDISLSELEMMKEKFSKLLLGEDMSGGGKGVCSAVALSNAITNLYATVFGHFYKLEPVSPEKKNMWRREMDCLLSVCDYIVEFFPSSQTLPDGTTLDIMATRPRSDIYLNLPALEKLDAMLLDILNSFKKTEFWYVEEGKQSPSASSRSFRRVVQRKDEKWWLPVPCVPDSGLSEEAQRALQKRRDCANQIHKAAMAINNSILAEMEVPESYMASLPKSGRLGVGDSIYRYMSTIEPFSPDHLLDGLNISSEHDALEIADRVEASMHVWWRKASMHTSKSSWDMVKDLVADENKNQILASKAETLLLCLKQRYPGLSQTTLDTSKIQYNKDVGQAILESYSRVLEGLAFNIVAWINDVLFVDASVRKRLRATQQRSQKESLL; encoded by the exons ATGGATAGTTCCTCAGTGTCTGATGATAACTCGGAGCTGGATTTCCATCCCTCCTCAGATCGGTTGACAAGATCAAACACAGATATGGGATGCTCCACCCCTGGATGCAATTCGATCGACTACAGCCGCACAATCTCCACAGTCTCAACCTACTCTGAGGTCAACGATGAGAACAGCAGCCCATATGATCCCCCTCCGGTTGGATGGCCAATCTCTAAGCTTGTCGGACGGGCATCACCTGATTTAAGCAAACATGGAAGAAAGAAGACTGATGATATGCTCGATTGGAAACCAGGATCTCAAGATATATCACTTTCAG AGCTTGAGATGATGAAGGAGAAGTTCTCAAAGCTGTTGTTGGGTGAAGACATGTCAGGAGGTGGCAAAGGAGTTTGTTCAGCTGTAGCACTTTCAAATGCCATTACCAACCTCTATG CTACTGTATTTGGCCACTTCTATAAATTAGAGCCTGTGTCACCTGAAAAGAAGAACATGTGGAGGAGAGAGATGGATTGCCTTTTGTCGGTCTGTGATTACATAGTTGAATTTTTTCCTTCTTCTCAAACCTTGCCAGATGGGACTACTCTTGAT ATCATGGCAACAAGACCAAGATCAGATATCTACTTGAACCTTCCTGCACTTGAAAAGCTAGATGCCATGCTTCTT GACATACTGAACAGCTTTAAGAAAACAGAATTCTGGTATGTTGAAGAAGGCAAACAATCACCAAGTGCCTCCTCAAGGTCCTTCCGTCGGGTAGTTCAAAGAAAAGATGAAAAATGGTGGCTGCCTGTCCCATGTGTTCCTGACTCTGGCCTGTCCGAGGAAGCACAGAGGGCATTGCAGAAAAGGCGTGATTGtgcaaatcaaatccacaaagcaGCCATGGCCATCAACAATAGCATACTAGCTGAAATGGAAGTCCCAGAGTCATACATGGCATCCCTTCCAAAG AGTGGCAGATTAGGTGTAGGAGATTCAATCTACcgctacatgtcaacaatagagcCCTTCTCTCCAGATCATCTTCTTGATGGCCTCAATATATCTTCAGAACATGATGCACTTGAGATAGCAGACCGTGTGGAGGCTTCAATGCATGTATGGTGGCGAAAGGCAAGCATGCATACTTCCAAGTCATCATGGGATATGGTCAAGGATCTGGTGGCTGATGAAAACAAAAATCAGATACTTGCATCTAAAGCAGAGACTCTCCTGCTATGTTTGAAACAAAGATACCCTGGCCTGTCACAGACAACTCTAGATACCAGCAAAATCCAGTACAATAAG GATGTTGGACAAGCAATTCTTGAGAGTTACTCAAGGGTACTGGAAGGTTTAGCATTCAACATTGTTGCATGGATCAATGACGTTCTTTTTGTGGATGCATCTGTTAGAAAACGGTTAAGAGCAACTCAACAACGAAGTCAAAAAGAGAGTCTTCTTTAA